The Leclercia adecarboxylata region ACAGGCCATCACCCTCGTCGCGGGTTCATCGCTGACCGCACGCTACCGCCAGGCGTTCCACGCCATCGGCCGTGACGTGCAGGCGGTGGAGGGCGACACGGCATTTCAGGCAGGAATAAGGAGCATCGCTCATGCAGTGGCAAACTGATCTTCCCCTTATCGCAATTTTGCGCGGCATCACCCCTGACGAGGCCTTAGCGCACGTCGGGGCGGTGATCGACGCCGGGTTCGACGCGGTGGAAATCCCGCTCAACTCTCCTGAGTGGGAGAAAAGCATTCCGATGGTTGTGGACGCATATGGCGAAAGAGCGCTGATTGGCGCTGGCACCGTGCTGAAACCGGAGCAGGTGGATGAACTGGCGAAGATGGGCTGCCAGCTTATCGTCACCCCCAACATCAACCCCGAGGTGATCCGCCGTGCGGTGGGCTACGGCATGACCGTCTGCCCGGGATGCGCCACGGCGACAGAAGCCTTTACTGCCCTCGATGCGGGCGCGCAGTCGCTCAAAATATTCCCGTCGTCGGCCTTTGGCCCGGATTACATCAAAGCGCTGAAGGCGGTATTACCCGCCAGCGTCCCGGTCTTTGCCGTGGGCGGCGTCACGCCGGAAAACCTGGCCCAGTGGATGAAAGCCGGTTGTGTGGGCGCGGGCCTTGGCAGCGATCTCTATCGTGCCGGGCAGTCCACAGAACGTACCGCGCAGCAGGCGGCAGCATTTGTAAAAGCGTATCGAGAGGCAATGCAATGAAAATAACCAAACTCACCACCTACCGTTTACCGCCGCGTTGGATGTTCCTGAAAATCGAAACCGATGAAGGCGTGGTTGGCTGGGGCGAGCCGGTAATTGAGGGCCGCGCCCGCACCGTTGAAGCGGCGGTGCATGAGCTGGGTGAATACCTGATTGGTCAGGATCCGGCGCGCATTAACGACCTGTGGCAGGTGATGTACCGCGCGGGCTTCTACCGTGGCGGTCCGATCCTGATGAGCGCCATCGCCGGTATCGACCAGGCGCTGTGGGACATCAAAGGCAAGGTGCTGAATGCGCCGGTCTGGCAGCTGATGGGCGGCCTGGTACGCGACAAGATTAAAGCCTACAGCTGGGTGGGCGGTGACCGTCCGGCAGAGGTGATCGACGGTATCAACAAGCTGCGCGGTATCGGTTTCGACACCTTCAAGCTCAACGGCTGCGAAGAGATGGGCGTTATCGACAATTCGCGTGCGGTGGATCGGGCGGTGAATACCGTGGCACAAATTCGCGAAGCCTTCGGCAATGACATTGAATTTGGTCTCGATTTCCACGGTCGCGTCAGCGCCCCGATGGCAAAAGTGCTGATCAAAGAGCTGGAGCCGTACCGTCCGCTGTTTATTGAGGAGCCGGTGCTGGCCGAGCAGGCCGAGTACTACCCGAAACTGGCCGAACAGACCCATATTCCCATCGCGGCGGGTGAACGTATGTTCTCGCGCTTCGAGTTCAAACGCGTGCTGGAAGCGGGCGGGATTGCCATCCTGCAGCCGGATCTTTCCCACGCGGGCGGCATCACCGAATGCTACAAAATTGCCGGGATGGCAGAAGCTTACGATGTGGCGCTGGCGCCGCACTGCCCGCTGGGCCCAATCGCGCTGGCCGCCTGTCTGCACGTGGACTTTGTCTCGCGCAATGCGGTGTTCCAGGAGCAGAGCATGGGCATTCACTACAACAAGGGCGCGGAGCTGCTCGACTTTGTGAAGAACAAAGAAGATTTCAATATGGAAGGCGGTTTCTTTAAACCGTTAACGAAGCCGGGCCTTGGCGTGGAAATCGACGAAGCCAAAGTCATTGAGCTGAGTAAAAATGCGCCGGACTGGCGTAATCCACTGTGGCGTCATGAGGACGGCAGCGTAGCGGAATGGTGATCGCCACTCCGTAGGCCCGGTAAGCGCAGCGCCACCGGGCAACAATCTCACAGAAAAAAATATAACCCTCTGTAAATTACAGGGCATGGTGAGCGGCTTCGCTATGCCCAAAATCTGGAGACAGATTGCGATGGATATTCCAGTTACTGCTACCAAAACCGGGCGTCGCCGCTACCTGACGCTGATGATGATCTTTATTACCGTGGTCATCTGCTATGTCGACCGCGCCAACCTGGCCGTGGCATCGGCCCATATTCAGGAGGAGTTCGGCATTACCAAAGCGGAGATGGGTTACGTCTTCTCGGCGTTCGCCTGGCTCTATACGCTGTGCCAGATCCCGGGCGGCTGGTTCCTCGACCGCGTCGGCTCGCGCCTGACCTACTTTATCGCTATTTTCGGCTGGTCCGTGGCAACGTTGTTCCAGGGGTTTGCGACCGGCTTAATGTCGCTGATTGGCCTGCGCGCCATCACCGGGATTTTCGAAGCGCCGGCGTTTCCGACCAACAACCGTATGGTGACCAGCTGGTTCCCGGAACATGAGCGTGCCTCTGCCGTCGGTTTTTATACCTCCGGCCAGTTTGTCGGCCTGGCGTTCCTGACCCCGCTGCTGATCTGGATCCAGGAGCTGCTGAGCTGGCACTGGGTATTTATCGTTACCGGTGGGATCGGCATCATCTGGTCGTTTATCTGGATTAAGGTCTACCAGCCGCCGCGCCTGACCAAAAGCATCACTAAAGCCGAGCTGGATTACATCCGCGACGGCGGTGGGCTGGTGGATGGCGATGCGCCGGTGAAAAAAGAGGCCCGTCAGCCGCTGACCAAAGCCGACTGGAAGCTGGTGTTCCACCGTAAGCTGGTGGGCGTGTACCTGGGCCAGTTTGCCGTCACCTCCACGCTGTGGTTCTTCCTCACCTGGTTCCCGAACTACCTGACCCAGGAGAAAGGCATCACCGCGCTGAAGGCGGGCTTTATGACCACCGTGCCGTTCCTGGCCGCCTTCTTTGGCGTGCTGCTCTCCGGCTGGCTGGCGGATAAACTGGTGAAAAAAGGTTACTCCCTCGGGGTGGCGCGTAAAACGCCGATCATCTGCGGGCTGCTGATCTCCACCTGTATCATGGGCGCAAACTACACCAACGATCCGGTATGGATTATGACCCTGATGGCGGTGGCCTTCTTTGGGAATGGCTTTGCCTCTATTACCTGGTCACTGGTGTCCTCTCTGGCGCCGATGCGTCTGATCGGCCTGACCGGCGGGGTATTTAACTTCGTGGGCGGCCTGGGCGGGATCACCGTTCCGCTGGTGATTGGCTACCTGGCGCAGGACTACGGTTTCGGCCCGGCGCTGGTCTACATCTCCGCGGTGGCCCTGATTGGCGCGCTCTCCTACATCCTGCTGGTGGGCGACGTTAAACGGG contains the following coding sequences:
- a CDS encoding 2-dehydro-3-deoxy-6-phosphogalactonate aldolase — its product is MQWQTDLPLIAILRGITPDEALAHVGAVIDAGFDAVEIPLNSPEWEKSIPMVVDAYGERALIGAGTVLKPEQVDELAKMGCQLIVTPNINPEVIRRAVGYGMTVCPGCATATEAFTALDAGAQSLKIFPSSAFGPDYIKALKAVLPASVPVFAVGGVTPENLAQWMKAGCVGAGLGSDLYRAGQSTERTAQQAAAFVKAYREAMQ
- the dgoD gene encoding galactonate dehydratase, with protein sequence MKITKLTTYRLPPRWMFLKIETDEGVVGWGEPVIEGRARTVEAAVHELGEYLIGQDPARINDLWQVMYRAGFYRGGPILMSAIAGIDQALWDIKGKVLNAPVWQLMGGLVRDKIKAYSWVGGDRPAEVIDGINKLRGIGFDTFKLNGCEEMGVIDNSRAVDRAVNTVAQIREAFGNDIEFGLDFHGRVSAPMAKVLIKELEPYRPLFIEEPVLAEQAEYYPKLAEQTHIPIAAGERMFSRFEFKRVLEAGGIAILQPDLSHAGGITECYKIAGMAEAYDVALAPHCPLGPIALAACLHVDFVSRNAVFQEQSMGIHYNKGAELLDFVKNKEDFNMEGGFFKPLTKPGLGVEIDEAKVIELSKNAPDWRNPLWRHEDGSVAEW
- a CDS encoding MFS transporter, giving the protein MVSGFAMPKIWRQIAMDIPVTATKTGRRRYLTLMMIFITVVICYVDRANLAVASAHIQEEFGITKAEMGYVFSAFAWLYTLCQIPGGWFLDRVGSRLTYFIAIFGWSVATLFQGFATGLMSLIGLRAITGIFEAPAFPTNNRMVTSWFPEHERASAVGFYTSGQFVGLAFLTPLLIWIQELLSWHWVFIVTGGIGIIWSFIWIKVYQPPRLTKSITKAELDYIRDGGGLVDGDAPVKKEARQPLTKADWKLVFHRKLVGVYLGQFAVTSTLWFFLTWFPNYLTQEKGITALKAGFMTTVPFLAAFFGVLLSGWLADKLVKKGYSLGVARKTPIICGLLISTCIMGANYTNDPVWIMTLMAVAFFGNGFASITWSLVSSLAPMRLIGLTGGVFNFVGGLGGITVPLVIGYLAQDYGFGPALVYISAVALIGALSYILLVGDVKRVG